Proteins encoded by one window of Streptacidiphilus sp. PB12-B1b:
- the lanL gene encoding class IV lanthionine synthetase LanL — MTGTDSAVAPRGPERDADLLPGIVRSVLAARGADDWTLTPGPFWCRAEPARRSPLPDQGWKLHVSATPLAAPLVLHRCAEVLLAERATFKFAGTLGRAAELVSARYDRGGGGKFLTAYPDDDEQFRRLAEALHRATSGLPNPGILSDRPYRPGSSVHYRYGGFKAVLRLGNDGSWEPMLTAPDGQLQKDQRLPWYSPPAWARPPLPEDAAPADTDTTRPAAVLLNDRYVVRRAIRHAYKGGVFLGTDRQTGREVVVKEARRHVGAQLSGQDAAAMLRHEAAMHAVLAPLGLAPEALDQFTQGGNHYLVQERVDGETLRAWVAGRSEPALGPVLHLARQLVAAVAAVHRAGYVLRDLNPNNLMVTTDGRLRLIDLEMVARPGDHVRPAYTPGYGAPEVVASPLDGPAPGHRADLFSLGATLVHLACGTELVLVPDQPNAGGDGERRRELVTRILQGHPGLSPLLPVALGLLAEEPGQRWSLGRAEEFLAGLAGGAAPSAAAPPGSPARPSGTPPHHPDVLPEHTEDRMLADGLGHLLATRTPDDPDHLWPAEGFAARVDALSVQHGAAGVLAVLTAAAAVRDDDRLRAAVADSAEWIVTRLGRRERTLPGLYFGRSGTAWTLLDAARLLADDRLEQHALDLARQVPLRWPNPDVCHGLAGAGLAQLHIWRTTGEPDFRDRAVDAAEQVLTAARPGRSGVNWPIPDDFDSALAGANHLGFGHGVAGVGTFLLLAGAATDRADFVDQARRAGDTLVTAARSDGTSAWWPVGDTDTAKAAPLPHWCSGASGIGTFLIRLWQATGEPRYRELAEQAAAEVHRRRWQAAPVACHGLAGNADFLLDLAAALDEPRYRHWARELVACAHARRVHRDGLLVLPDETLGAVRADYNTGMAGMLGLLLRLRHGGPRMWLPDSLALPAPGLPRQPELADAGAGSGRAPW, encoded by the coding sequence ATGACGGGCACGGACAGCGCGGTCGCCCCGCGCGGACCGGAACGGGACGCCGACCTGCTGCCCGGCATCGTCCGGAGCGTGCTCGCCGCCCGGGGCGCCGACGACTGGACGCTGACGCCGGGCCCCTTCTGGTGCCGGGCCGAACCGGCGCGCCGCAGCCCGCTGCCCGACCAGGGGTGGAAGCTGCACGTCTCGGCCACCCCGCTCGCCGCGCCGCTGGTGCTGCACCGCTGCGCCGAGGTGCTGCTCGCCGAACGCGCCACCTTCAAGTTCGCGGGCACGCTCGGCCGCGCCGCGGAACTGGTCAGCGCCCGCTACGACCGGGGCGGCGGCGGCAAGTTCCTCACCGCCTACCCGGACGACGACGAGCAGTTCCGCCGCCTGGCCGAGGCACTGCACCGGGCCACCAGCGGGCTGCCCAACCCGGGCATCCTCTCCGACCGCCCCTACCGGCCCGGCAGTTCGGTGCACTACCGCTACGGCGGCTTCAAGGCGGTGCTGCGGCTCGGCAACGACGGCTCCTGGGAGCCGATGCTGACCGCCCCCGACGGGCAGCTGCAGAAGGACCAGCGGCTGCCCTGGTACAGCCCGCCCGCGTGGGCGCGGCCGCCCCTGCCCGAGGACGCCGCACCGGCGGACACGGACACCACGCGCCCGGCGGCGGTGCTGCTCAACGACCGCTACGTGGTGCGCCGGGCCATCCGGCACGCCTACAAGGGCGGCGTGTTCCTCGGCACCGACCGGCAGACCGGCCGCGAGGTCGTCGTCAAGGAGGCCCGACGGCACGTCGGCGCGCAGCTGAGCGGGCAGGACGCCGCCGCCATGCTGCGGCACGAGGCCGCGATGCACGCCGTGCTCGCCCCGCTGGGGCTGGCCCCCGAGGCGCTGGACCAGTTCACCCAGGGCGGCAACCACTACCTGGTGCAGGAGCGCGTCGACGGCGAGACCCTGCGGGCGTGGGTCGCCGGCCGCTCGGAGCCCGCCCTGGGCCCGGTGCTGCACCTCGCCCGGCAGCTGGTCGCCGCGGTCGCCGCCGTGCACCGGGCCGGGTACGTGCTGCGCGACCTGAACCCCAACAACCTCATGGTCACCACCGACGGACGGTTGCGGCTGATCGACCTGGAGATGGTCGCCCGCCCCGGCGACCACGTCCGCCCGGCCTACACCCCCGGCTACGGCGCGCCCGAGGTGGTCGCCTCGCCGCTGGACGGTCCGGCCCCGGGCCACCGCGCCGACCTCTTCAGCCTCGGCGCCACCCTGGTCCACCTGGCCTGCGGCACCGAACTGGTGCTGGTGCCCGACCAGCCGAACGCCGGCGGCGACGGCGAACGGCGGCGGGAGCTGGTCACCAGGATCCTCCAGGGCCACCCCGGGCTGAGCCCGCTACTGCCGGTGGCCCTGGGCCTGCTGGCCGAGGAGCCCGGCCAGCGCTGGAGCCTGGGGCGCGCCGAGGAGTTCCTGGCCGGGCTCGCCGGCGGGGCCGCCCCGAGCGCCGCGGCCCCGCCGGGCTCCCCGGCCCGCCCGTCCGGGACGCCGCCGCACCACCCCGACGTACTGCCGGAGCACACCGAGGACCGGATGCTCGCCGACGGACTCGGCCACCTCCTGGCCACCCGCACCCCCGACGACCCGGACCACCTCTGGCCCGCCGAGGGCTTCGCCGCCCGGGTCGACGCCCTGAGCGTGCAGCACGGCGCGGCCGGGGTGCTGGCCGTCCTCACCGCGGCCGCCGCCGTCCGCGACGACGACCGGCTGCGGGCCGCCGTCGCCGACTCGGCCGAGTGGATCGTCACCCGCCTCGGCCGACGCGAACGCACCCTGCCCGGGCTGTACTTCGGCCGCTCCGGAACCGCCTGGACGCTGCTCGACGCCGCCCGGCTGCTGGCCGACGACCGGCTGGAGCAGCACGCGCTGGACCTGGCCCGCCAGGTGCCCCTGCGCTGGCCCAACCCGGACGTGTGCCACGGCCTCGCCGGGGCGGGCCTGGCCCAGCTGCACATCTGGCGGACCACCGGCGAGCCGGACTTCCGCGACCGCGCCGTGGACGCCGCCGAGCAAGTGCTCACGGCCGCGCGTCCGGGCCGCTCCGGGGTCAACTGGCCGATCCCGGACGACTTCGACTCGGCCCTGGCCGGGGCGAACCACCTCGGCTTCGGCCACGGCGTGGCCGGTGTCGGCACCTTCCTGCTGCTCGCCGGGGCGGCCACGGACCGCGCTGACTTCGTCGACCAGGCCCGGCGCGCCGGGGACACCCTGGTGACTGCCGCCCGCTCGGACGGCACCTCGGCCTGGTGGCCGGTCGGCGACACCGACACCGCCAAGGCGGCCCCGCTGCCGCACTGGTGCAGCGGAGCGTCCGGGATCGGGACCTTCCTGATCCGGCTCTGGCAGGCCACCGGCGAACCGCGCTACCGCGAACTCGCCGAGCAGGCCGCCGCCGAGGTCCACCGCCGACGCTGGCAGGCCGCGCCCGTCGCCTGCCACGGCCTGGCCGGCAATGCCGACTTCCTGCTGGACCTGGCCGCCGCGCTGGACGAGCCGCGCTACCGGCACTGGGCCCGGGAACTCGTCGCCTGCGCCCACGCCCGGCGCGTCCACCGCGACGGACTGCTCGTGCTGCCGGACGAGACGCTCGGCGCAGTACGGGCCGACTACAACACCGGGATGGCCGGGATGCTGGGCCTGCTGCTGCGCCTGCGGCACGGCGGCCCCCGGATGTGGCTGCCCGACTCCCTCGCCCTGCCCGCCCCGGGCCTGCCCCGGCAACCGGAACTCGCCGACGCGGGCGCCGGATCGGGGCGTGCACCGTGGTGA
- a CDS encoding GAF domain-containing protein: MTQGSQPPSPAAAQTATEQEPMAQELLESVVEVARAIFGAQASSIMLLDEETDELVFQAVSGQGENSLVGSRFPAGSGIAGWVLVSGEPMVVDDLTRNPSFDRSLAESTAYVPQALMAAPLIHGNRILGVLEVLDPSPQARSSLGELDLLALFARQAAAALRVIVGRRGRSGTPDPAPVGPLQLPLGPERRDAALRLVSSLDQLLRES, encoded by the coding sequence ATCACCCAGGGAAGCCAACCGCCGTCGCCCGCCGCGGCGCAGACGGCGACGGAACAGGAGCCGATGGCTCAGGAACTGCTGGAGTCCGTGGTCGAGGTGGCCCGGGCCATCTTCGGCGCGCAGGCCAGCTCGATCATGCTGCTGGACGAGGAGACCGACGAGCTGGTCTTCCAGGCCGTCTCCGGGCAGGGCGAGAACTCCCTGGTGGGCAGCCGCTTCCCGGCCGGCAGCGGGATCGCCGGCTGGGTGCTGGTCTCCGGGGAGCCGATGGTGGTGGACGACCTCACCCGGAACCCCTCCTTCGACCGCTCGCTGGCCGAGTCGACCGCGTACGTGCCCCAGGCGCTGATGGCCGCCCCGCTCATCCACGGCAACCGCATCCTGGGCGTGCTGGAGGTGCTCGACCCCTCCCCGCAGGCCCGCTCCAGCCTGGGCGAGCTCGACCTGCTGGCGCTGTTCGCCCGGCAGGCAGCCGCCGCCCTGCGCGTCATCGTCGGCCGACGCGGCCGCAGCGGGACGCCGGACCCGGCCCCGGTGGGCCCGTTGCAGCTCCCCCTCGGCCCGGAGCGGCGCGACGCCGCCCTGCGCCTGGTCAGCAGCCTGGACCAGCTGCTGCGGGAGAGCTGA
- a CDS encoding S8 family serine peptidase: METVVPPDPELTWSLRGRRPEDVPVLADREPVPPTWTSGEATGRGVRVCVVDSGVDRDHPLVGPVDGSWVVAKDGPDGEITVRPTDTGDSCGHGTACAGIIRRIAPDCELYSVRVLGERFSGSGDVLLAGLRWAVRQGFDVVNLSLSTTRIQFMQELHALADEAYFARTALVASAHNTPVESFPWRFASVISVGSHQEEADLYLYNPDPPVEFFAPGQNVPVAWLGGGSIRTSGNSFATPFISGQCARILSQHPRMTTFQLKNALYLSAANVRISDRDAT; the protein is encoded by the coding sequence ATGGAGACCGTGGTGCCGCCCGACCCCGAACTGACCTGGAGCCTGCGGGGCAGGCGCCCCGAGGACGTGCCGGTCCTGGCCGACCGCGAGCCGGTGCCGCCGACCTGGACGTCGGGCGAGGCCACCGGGCGCGGCGTCCGGGTGTGCGTGGTCGACTCCGGCGTGGACCGGGACCACCCGCTGGTGGGCCCGGTGGACGGCTCCTGGGTCGTCGCCAAGGACGGCCCGGACGGGGAGATCACCGTCCGGCCCACCGACACCGGGGACAGCTGCGGCCACGGCACGGCCTGCGCGGGCATCATCCGCAGGATCGCCCCCGACTGCGAGCTGTACAGCGTCCGGGTGCTGGGGGAGCGCTTCTCCGGCAGCGGGGACGTCCTGCTCGCCGGGCTGCGCTGGGCCGTGCGCCAGGGCTTCGACGTGGTGAACCTCAGCCTGTCCACCACCAGGATCCAGTTCATGCAGGAGCTGCACGCGCTGGCCGACGAGGCGTACTTCGCCCGGACCGCGCTGGTCGCCTCGGCGCACAACACCCCGGTGGAGAGCTTCCCCTGGCGGTTCGCCTCGGTCATCTCGGTCGGCAGCCACCAGGAGGAGGCCGACCTCTACCTCTACAACCCCGATCCGCCGGTGGAGTTCTTCGCCCCCGGCCAGAACGTCCCGGTCGCCTGGCTCGGCGGCGGCTCCATCCGCACCAGCGGCAACAGCTTCGCCACCCCCTTCATCAGCGGCCAGTGCGCCCGCATCCTCTCCCAGCACCCGAGGATGACGACCTTTCAGTTGAAGAACGCGCTCTACCTCTCCGCGGCCAACGTCCGAATCAGCGACAGGGATGCCACATGA
- a CDS encoding adenylate/guanylate cyclase domain-containing protein — protein MNCSACAHPLPTDARFCPSCGTPNRPSAVSAATAVRSGRAEERKVVTIVFCDLVGSTRLSAALDPETLRSVTLRYFEVMRHQIESCGGTLEKFIGDAVMAVFGVPSMREDDARRALAATLGMLEALARLNAELEPALGVRLDVRIGVNTGQVVAGSDNSTRQALISGETVNVAARLEQNAGAGQILIGPETLRAAGPAARVAPVGPLHLKGKAEPVSAHRLLGLGDDDPGLLRRFDLPFVGRGRELARLDAVLDRAAGGGGAQLAVVGGEAGLGKTRLVREWLGRRDRSGPRGALCGAGRCRTYGDRGSLTPLAEALRQVLDEHALRHPDAPALTGTGNGTSTVADPGSEAVADALAVLDAGLLLDGTPNPSVNDTCAALVRLLSVLAARAPVVLVVDDAHWATPVLLDVVERVVAELGAAAVLVVCLARPELFDTRPGWGAAGRALPLAGLSAEEAVRLAAGLTEVGAHSACVSERLLERAGGNPLHLEQLLAMDVSDLPAGAAGPTGTGGVGEGVPATLQALLGARIDALERAERVTLDLASVLGREFDADELVRLAASGPEDELGGGVGTGDGSEGPARAALARLSRRRLVEPARRTAPDRIAFRFSSGLVQEVAYACMSKRSRAERHERAAGLASVRADGHGAVAAHLERAHRYRTELGLLDAHTETLRRRAADGLARAGALALSRSDLSWADDLLDRAVRLSRPGEPAGVSATRRLGEARLALGRTDQGRRLLRQLLDHPAPGTPAPGTPAPGTPAPGTPAPDHLAPDHSAPATPAPDHPAPDHPAPDHPAPGTDLRRPVDRVEAAHARLALATLDPGGPAAVAETAQAVLPVFEAAGDDLGQARARIRLAQHYQVQGRHGRADQALTRALAHARRADAEPERAVALGAMGISLWRGPEPVPVAVERCRELLAEHGPGRRTVRATLGCPLAMLLALRDQPAEAHRLLAESASIAGELGYAEAEVFIPVFAAAVDALTGRRAQALSRLAQAAEAGGRLGGGGLLATVSLETARLLADDARWAEAAEALDRLTPAGQPSTLPGAEAVDEAGIRSRIAAAGGRSGEALRLARAAVEAAARTDSPIVQAVAALDRAHALRLLGRPEQAAAAAATAGARFAQKGHLPGVRWAAALSGAAAGPQPRTRS, from the coding sequence ATGAACTGCTCCGCATGCGCCCACCCGCTGCCGACCGACGCCCGCTTCTGCCCCTCCTGCGGCACACCGAACCGGCCGTCCGCCGTCTCCGCCGCGACGGCGGTCCGCTCCGGCCGGGCCGAGGAACGCAAGGTGGTGACCATCGTCTTCTGCGACCTGGTCGGCTCCACCCGACTTTCCGCGGCGCTCGACCCGGAGACCCTGCGCTCGGTCACGCTTCGCTACTTCGAAGTGATGCGCCATCAGATCGAGTCCTGTGGCGGCACCTTGGAGAAGTTCATCGGCGACGCGGTGATGGCCGTCTTCGGCGTGCCCTCGATGCGCGAGGACGACGCCCGGCGCGCATTGGCCGCCACCCTGGGCATGCTGGAGGCACTGGCCCGGCTGAACGCCGAGCTCGAACCCGCCCTGGGCGTACGGCTGGACGTCAGGATCGGCGTCAACACCGGCCAGGTGGTGGCCGGTTCGGACAACTCCACGCGGCAGGCGCTGATCTCCGGCGAGACGGTGAACGTCGCCGCGCGGCTGGAGCAGAACGCGGGCGCGGGGCAGATCCTGATCGGCCCGGAGACCCTGCGCGCCGCCGGACCGGCCGCCCGGGTGGCCCCGGTCGGGCCGCTGCACCTCAAGGGCAAGGCCGAACCCGTCTCCGCCCACCGGCTGCTCGGCCTGGGGGACGACGATCCCGGCCTGCTGCGCCGCTTCGACCTCCCCTTCGTCGGCCGGGGACGCGAACTGGCCCGGCTGGACGCCGTGTTGGACCGTGCGGCCGGGGGCGGCGGCGCACAGCTGGCCGTCGTCGGCGGCGAGGCGGGGCTGGGCAAGACCCGACTGGTCCGCGAGTGGCTCGGCCGCCGCGACCGCTCCGGCCCCCGGGGCGCCCTGTGCGGCGCAGGGCGGTGCCGCACCTACGGCGACCGCGGCAGCCTCACCCCGCTGGCCGAGGCGCTGCGGCAGGTCCTGGACGAGCACGCGCTGCGCCACCCGGACGCCCCGGCGCTCACCGGCACCGGCAACGGCACCAGCACCGTCGCCGACCCGGGCTCCGAAGCCGTCGCCGACGCGCTGGCGGTGCTGGACGCCGGGCTCCTGCTGGACGGCACGCCCAACCCCTCCGTCAACGACACCTGCGCCGCGCTGGTGCGCCTGCTGTCCGTGCTGGCGGCCCGCGCCCCGGTCGTCCTGGTGGTCGACGACGCCCACTGGGCCACCCCGGTCCTGCTCGACGTGGTGGAACGGGTGGTGGCGGAGCTGGGCGCGGCGGCGGTGCTGGTGGTCTGCCTGGCGCGGCCGGAGCTGTTCGACACCCGTCCCGGCTGGGGCGCCGCCGGGCGGGCGCTGCCGCTGGCGGGCCTGTCCGCCGAGGAGGCCGTGCGGCTGGCCGCCGGGCTGACGGAGGTCGGCGCCCACAGCGCCTGCGTCTCGGAGCGGCTGCTGGAACGGGCTGGCGGCAACCCGCTGCACCTGGAGCAGCTGCTGGCCATGGACGTCTCCGACCTGCCCGCAGGTGCCGCCGGGCCGACCGGTACCGGCGGTGTCGGCGAGGGGGTGCCAGCCACCCTGCAGGCCCTGCTGGGCGCCCGCATCGACGCGCTGGAGCGCGCCGAGCGCGTCACGCTGGACCTCGCCTCGGTGCTGGGCCGGGAGTTCGACGCCGACGAGCTGGTCCGGCTGGCCGCCTCCGGCCCCGAGGACGAGCTGGGCGGCGGAGTCGGCACCGGCGACGGCTCCGAGGGCCCGGCCCGCGCCGCGCTGGCGCGGCTGAGCCGCCGCCGCCTGGTCGAGCCGGCCCGCCGGACCGCGCCCGACCGGATCGCCTTCCGCTTCAGCAGCGGCCTCGTCCAGGAGGTCGCCTACGCCTGCATGTCCAAGCGCTCCCGGGCCGAGCGGCACGAGCGGGCCGCCGGTCTGGCCTCGGTACGCGCGGACGGCCACGGCGCGGTCGCCGCGCACCTGGAGCGGGCCCACCGCTACCGCACCGAGCTGGGGCTGCTGGACGCGCACACCGAGACCCTGCGCCGCCGTGCCGCGGACGGCCTGGCCCGGGCAGGCGCGCTGGCCCTGTCCCGGTCCGACCTCTCCTGGGCGGACGACCTGCTGGACCGGGCGGTCCGGCTGTCCCGCCCGGGCGAGCCCGCCGGGGTGTCCGCGACCCGCCGACTGGGCGAGGCCAGACTGGCGCTCGGCCGCACCGACCAGGGACGCCGACTGCTGCGCCAACTGCTCGACCACCCCGCGCCCGGCACCCCCGCGCCCGGCACCCCCGCGCCCGGCACCCCCGCGCCCGGCACCCCCGCGCCCGACCACCTCGCGCCGGACCACTCCGCGCCCGCCACCCCCGCGCCCGACCACCCCGCGCCGGACCACCCCGCGCCGGACCACCCCGCGCCCGGCACCGACCTGCGGCGGCCGGTGGACCGGGTGGAGGCCGCCCATGCCCGGCTCGCGCTGGCCACGCTGGACCCGGGCGGTCCGGCCGCCGTCGCCGAGACCGCGCAGGCGGTGCTGCCGGTGTTCGAGGCGGCCGGGGACGACCTCGGCCAGGCCCGGGCCCGGATCCGGCTGGCCCAGCACTACCAGGTGCAGGGCCGTCACGGCCGGGCCGACCAGGCCCTCACCCGCGCCCTGGCGCACGCCCGGCGCGCCGACGCCGAGCCGGAGCGGGCTGTGGCCCTGGGCGCCATGGGCATCTCGCTGTGGCGCGGGCCCGAGCCGGTGCCGGTGGCCGTCGAACGTTGCCGGGAGCTGCTGGCCGAGCACGGCCCGGGCCGCAGAACCGTGCGGGCCACCCTGGGCTGCCCGCTGGCGATGCTGCTCGCGCTGCGCGACCAGCCCGCCGAGGCACACCGGCTGCTGGCCGAATCGGCTTCCATCGCAGGGGAGTTGGGCTATGCCGAGGCCGAGGTCTTCATCCCCGTCTTCGCGGCGGCGGTCGACGCGCTGACCGGACGCCGGGCGCAGGCGCTGAGCCGGCTGGCGCAGGCGGCCGAGGCGGGCGGACGGCTGGGCGGCGGCGGACTGCTGGCCACCGTCTCGCTGGAGACGGCGCGGCTGCTGGCGGACGACGCCCGCTGGGCCGAGGCGGCCGAGGCCCTGGACCGGCTGACCCCCGCCGGGCAGCCCAGCACCCTGCCCGGGGCCGAGGCGGTGGACGAGGCCGGTATCCGCAGCCGGATCGCCGCCGCCGGGGGCCGCAGCGGCGAGGCGCTGCGGCTCGCCCGGGCCGCGGTCGAGGCCGCCGCCCGCACCGACTCCCCGATCGTCCAGGCGGTGGCCGCGCTGGACCGGGCGCACGCGCTGCGGCTGCTCGGCAGACCGGAGCAGGCCGCCGCGGCGGCGGCCACGGCCGGGGCCCGGTTCGCCCAGAAGGGCCACCTGCCCGGCGTCCGCTGGGCCGCGGCGCTCAGCGGCGCGGCGGCCGGGCCGCAGCCGAGAACAAGGAGCTGA
- a CDS encoding aroma-sacti cluster domain-containing protein — translation MTEHHDTLERLGAAGFAVDVLTSEQQEVLRELGPEELALLLDIKSRLDEVGPEVQAHSEIAGGALF, via the coding sequence ATGACCGAGCATCACGACACCCTCGAACGGCTGGGCGCGGCCGGGTTCGCCGTCGACGTCCTCACCAGCGAGCAGCAGGAGGTGCTGCGCGAGCTCGGCCCGGAGGAGCTCGCGCTGCTGCTGGACATCAAGAGTCGGCTCGACGAGGTCGGCCCGGAGGTCCAGGCGCACAGCGAGATCGCCGGCGGCGCGCTCTTCTGA
- a CDS encoding iron-containing redox enzyme family protein translates to MTGPTAPGPSASGPSASGPAASVRLRVTLGLAAPALRAAMDALWQQPDLDRRYVEYLHTMHAVIRASVPLMLRAAARCAGLGPGDPLAEPLRRYFEEHAEEEQGHDDWLLADLAAAGADPAEPLLRLPPPVVAELAGAQYYWIEHHHPVTLLGYVLVLEGNAPAPWLADRLMACTGLPAAAVRTVRDHAALDSGHLRALERLLDALPLTGEQERAVTVSALHTAAALARLFHRLAAPTPSPTPNPSTTATPNPSATITGGPT, encoded by the coding sequence ATGACTGGCCCGACCGCCCCCGGCCCCAGCGCGTCCGGCCCGAGCGCGTCCGGTCCGGCCGCGTCGGTCCGGCTGCGGGTCACCCTCGGCCTCGCCGCGCCCGCGCTGCGGGCCGCCATGGACGCCCTGTGGCAGCAGCCGGACCTGGACCGGCGCTACGTCGAGTACCTGCACACCATGCACGCCGTCATCCGGGCGTCGGTGCCGCTGATGCTGCGCGCCGCCGCCCGCTGCGCCGGGCTGGGCCCGGGCGATCCGCTGGCTGAGCCGCTGCGGCGGTACTTCGAGGAGCACGCCGAGGAGGAGCAGGGCCACGACGACTGGCTGCTGGCCGACCTCGCCGCAGCCGGGGCGGACCCGGCGGAGCCGCTGCTCCGGCTGCCCCCGCCGGTGGTCGCCGAACTCGCCGGGGCGCAGTACTACTGGATCGAGCACCACCACCCGGTCACCCTGCTCGGCTACGTCCTGGTCCTCGAGGGCAACGCCCCCGCGCCGTGGCTCGCCGACCGGCTGATGGCCTGCACCGGCCTGCCGGCGGCGGCCGTGCGCACGGTCAGGGACCATGCCGCCCTGGACAGCGGCCATCTGCGCGCGCTGGAGCGGCTGTTGGACGCGCTCCCGCTGACCGGGGAGCAGGAGCGCGCGGTCACCGTCAGCGCGCTGCACACCGCCGCCGCCCTGGCCCGGCTGTTCCACCGGCTGGCCGCACCGACCCCGAGCCCGACCCCGAACCCCAGCACGACCGCGACCCCGAACCCGAGCGCGACCATTACCGGAGGCCCGACATGA
- a CDS encoding radical SAM protein: MHLAELIGLRPVRCAGLLVTLTRRCPLSCAHCSTGSTMAGEEPSAEQLLRFVGSFTPDDRPEAVLLTGGEPLLLPGLAARLAAAARRAGTRSVLLSGMFFARRERIPARIMRAITAVDHFSASLDAFHEREVPRADVFRAVRQVLDSGVAASFHLAGTGPDDPYLADATADIRRAFGGQVPMLVNEVRPVGRAAAWAAAARPQLDGSRALPCSMAAWPVVAFDGTVLACCNQQTVDRRPAPEHLTLGHIASDDWASVRRRALGSPTLRMIRTVGPLHLLARAGAERPAEGRPGGYCSTCRALGDRPEALAGAARDASGLVGELLDREAERRQAGAGPAELVRRHGSAAYADLVTLAQDRPAEAAHR; encoded by the coding sequence GTGCACCTGGCCGAACTCATCGGACTGCGCCCGGTCCGCTGCGCCGGGCTGCTGGTCACCCTGACCCGCCGCTGCCCGCTGAGCTGCGCCCACTGCTCCACCGGGTCGACCATGGCCGGTGAGGAGCCCAGCGCCGAGCAACTGCTGCGGTTCGTCGGCTCGTTCACCCCGGACGACCGGCCCGAGGCGGTCCTGCTGACCGGCGGCGAGCCGCTGCTGCTGCCCGGCCTCGCCGCCCGGCTGGCCGCCGCCGCCCGGCGGGCGGGCACCCGCAGCGTGCTGCTCAGCGGGATGTTCTTCGCCCGCCGGGAGCGGATACCGGCCCGGATCATGCGGGCGATCACCGCCGTCGACCACTTCTCGGCCAGCCTGGACGCCTTCCACGAGCGGGAGGTCCCGCGCGCGGACGTGTTCCGGGCGGTGCGGCAGGTCCTGGACTCCGGCGTCGCCGCCAGCTTCCACCTGGCCGGCACCGGCCCGGACGACCCCTACCTGGCCGACGCCACCGCCGACATCCGCCGGGCCTTCGGCGGGCAGGTGCCGATGCTGGTGAACGAGGTCCGGCCGGTCGGCCGGGCCGCGGCCTGGGCCGCCGCCGCCCGCCCGCAGCTCGACGGCTCCCGGGCGCTGCCGTGCTCGATGGCGGCCTGGCCGGTGGTGGCGTTCGACGGCACCGTCCTCGCCTGCTGCAACCAGCAGACCGTCGACCGGCGCCCCGCACCGGAACATCTGACGCTCGGTCATATCGCTTCGGACGACTGGGCTTCCGTCCGCCGCAGGGCCCTGGGCTCGCCGACGCTGCGGATGATCCGCACCGTCGGCCCGCTCCACCTGCTCGCCCGGGCCGGCGCCGAACGGCCCGCTGAGGGCCGCCCCGGCGGCTACTGCTCCACCTGCCGCGCCCTGGGCGACCGCCCCGAGGCGCTGGCGGGCGCCGCCCGGGACGCCAGCGGGCTGGTCGGCGAGCTGCTGGACCGCGAGGCCGAGCGGCGGCAGGCCGGGGCCGGGCCCGCCGAGCTGGTCCGACGGCACGGCAGCGCCGCCTACGCCGACCTGGTGACGCTGGCCCAGGACCGCCCGGCGGAAGCGGCCCACCGATGA